One region of Paenibacillus polymyxa M1 genomic DNA includes:
- a CDS encoding elongation factor G yields the protein MKRLTIGLFAHVDAGKTTFAEQLLYHTNSIRSRGRVDHQDAFLDSHDIERARGITVFADQAVIEYKGDSYYIIDTPGHVDFSPEMERAIQVIDYAILIVSAVEGVQGHTETVWQLLRKHRIPTFFFINKTDRIGADAGRTEADIRQQLTREVCCITQSFADGIVGEPLREAMAERDEVLLEAFLEGREDSGFWLEALQRMIAAGLLFPCAYGSALQDTGVIEFLDQLHLLATTTYDENASFQGRVYKIRHDAGGARLTFIKALGGRLKVREQLSYESGGVQYDEKITRLFLFNGLKSQPVEQVEAGDLFAVTGLSAAEAGQGLGSISDKLAYDSEPTLQSKVLFDNSLHVQKVLGAFRTLEAEEPSLNVVWDEKLQEISIRVMGLIQLEVLEQLVRERFGLAISFGQPEILYKETIQSTVKGYGHFEPLRHYAEVHLLIEPGERGSGIMFDSRCHADDLNVSYQNLIRNHLYEREHHGLLTGMPVTDVNITLLKGRAHKEHTHGGDFREAAFRALRQGLEKADNVLLEPYYDFKIKVNIDEMGRVLSDIQRASGIFNPPQTIGTQAVVTGRVPVSTFMNYSAEFASFTHGRGSIRCVFSGYDRCHNTEEVIERMGYRKEADPLYTSSSIFCAKGAGYSVPWDEAEAKMHLELEP from the coding sequence ATGAAGCGACTAACGATTGGCCTGTTCGCCCATGTGGATGCAGGCAAAACAACTTTTGCGGAACAGCTGCTGTACCATACGAACAGTATCCGGTCGCGGGGGCGGGTGGATCATCAGGATGCGTTTCTGGACAGCCACGACATCGAGCGGGCAAGGGGCATTACGGTGTTCGCAGATCAGGCGGTAATAGAATATAAGGGAGATAGCTATTACATAATAGACACGCCCGGACACGTCGATTTCTCCCCGGAGATGGAGCGGGCGATTCAGGTCATTGATTATGCCATCCTGATTGTAAGCGCAGTTGAAGGTGTCCAGGGTCATACGGAGACGGTCTGGCAGCTGCTGCGCAAGCATCGGATTCCGACGTTCTTCTTTATCAACAAGACAGATCGGATCGGCGCGGATGCAGGCAGAACCGAGGCGGATATCCGTCAGCAATTGACGAGGGAAGTATGTTGCATTACACAGAGCTTCGCTGACGGCATAGTCGGCGAGCCGCTGCGGGAGGCCATGGCGGAGCGGGACGAAGTCCTGCTAGAAGCATTCCTGGAGGGGAGAGAGGATTCCGGCTTCTGGCTGGAGGCTTTGCAGAGGATGATAGCGGCGGGTCTTCTCTTCCCCTGTGCTTACGGCTCTGCGCTTCAGGATACAGGCGTCATTGAATTTCTGGATCAACTGCATCTGCTGGCGACAACCACTTATGATGAGAATGCTTCGTTCCAGGGGCGGGTTTATAAAATTCGGCACGATGCAGGCGGAGCGAGACTCACATTCATTAAGGCGCTGGGGGGTCGGCTGAAGGTGAGAGAACAGCTTAGTTACGAGAGCGGCGGGGTTCAGTATGACGAAAAAATTACGCGGCTCTTCTTGTTTAATGGCCTTAAATCGCAGCCGGTGGAACAAGTAGAAGCCGGCGATTTGTTTGCGGTTACCGGATTGTCCGCCGCCGAGGCCGGACAAGGCCTGGGGTCGATATCAGATAAGTTAGCTTACGATTCGGAGCCAACGTTACAATCGAAGGTACTATTCGACAATTCGCTACATGTACAGAAGGTGCTCGGTGCCTTTCGCACGCTGGAGGCGGAGGAGCCGTCTCTGAACGTCGTTTGGGATGAGAAATTGCAGGAGATTTCTATCCGCGTCATGGGATTGATTCAACTGGAAGTGCTGGAGCAGCTTGTTAGAGAGCGGTTTGGCTTGGCTATCTCTTTTGGACAACCGGAAATCTTGTATAAGGAAACGATTCAATCGACTGTAAAAGGGTACGGCCACTTTGAACCGCTCAGGCATTATGCGGAAGTGCATTTGCTGATTGAACCGGGAGAAAGAGGCAGCGGCATCATGTTCGATAGCAGATGTCATGCCGATGATCTGAATGTCAGCTATCAGAATCTGATTCGGAATCATCTCTACGAACGGGAGCATCACGGACTGCTGACCGGCATGCCGGTCACCGACGTGAACATTACGCTACTGAAGGGCCGCGCGCATAAAGAACATACCCATGGCGGTGATTTTCGTGAGGCTGCCTTTCGAGCACTACGGCAGGGTCTGGAGAAGGCGGACAACGTGCTGCTGGAGCCTTATTACGATTTCAAAATCAAGGTTAATATCGATGAAATGGGCAGGGTGCTGTCCGATATTCAGCGTGCTTCAGGTATTTTTAATCCACCGCAGACAATCGGAACGCAAGCGGTGGTCACGGGCAGGGTGCCTGTATCGACTTTCATGAACTACAGTGCCGAATTCGCATCCTTTACGCATGGACGAGGCAGTATTCGCTGCGTGTTCAGCGGCTACGACCGCTGCCATAATACGGAGGAAGTTATAGAGCGGATGGGCTACCGCAAAGAGGCAGACCCACTGTATACCTCCTCCTCCATCTTTTGCGCCAAAGGGGCGGGTTACTCGGTGCCATGGGATGAGGCGGAAGCTAAGATGCACCTTGAATTAGAACCTTGA
- a CDS encoding AraC family transcriptional regulator, with protein sequence MDPLLHSLFRPLQVNGSDPYTYYIEQEPSAALRAYVACYWESGPVTKEVPEGNMRVSGREAVDRVLPDGCTDILLEYDPVSKHQELSYCGAFTHPFVSTRQAGSETRIFAVRFFPGGAHYFHGMPTHLFTGGNYRLEEIWPENVEIIGERILEARDFNERVRIMDQYLNQLLLSRRTSDCDLMKNLLHRIFMSGGSVGVKELAEREAISERQLNRKFGQWIGISPKKFSEVVRFQSVLHSIQSGGSVDWTGLALKHSFFDQAHLIRDFRRFYGASPLTAAKDFRKLSDFYNTRSGTPAILKI encoded by the coding sequence ATGGACCCTTTGCTACATTCACTGTTTCGTCCGCTTCAAGTCAATGGAAGTGACCCCTATACATATTATATTGAGCAAGAACCGTCTGCTGCGCTGAGAGCCTACGTAGCCTGTTATTGGGAGTCTGGCCCGGTTACTAAAGAAGTCCCTGAAGGGAATATGAGAGTATCGGGTAGAGAGGCAGTGGACCGAGTATTACCTGACGGTTGTACGGATATTCTATTAGAATACGACCCGGTGAGTAAGCATCAGGAACTCTCATATTGCGGGGCATTTACGCATCCGTTCGTGTCTACCAGACAAGCAGGGTCCGAGACACGTATTTTTGCAGTAAGATTTTTCCCCGGTGGAGCACATTATTTTCACGGCATGCCGACTCATTTGTTTACAGGTGGTAATTATCGCTTGGAAGAAATATGGCCTGAGAATGTCGAGATCATAGGTGAGCGTATTTTGGAGGCACGAGACTTTAATGAACGGGTGCGTATAATGGATCAGTATCTCAACCAGCTGCTACTGAGTCGTAGGACAAGCGATTGTGACCTGATGAAAAACCTGCTGCATCGCATCTTTATGAGCGGTGGGAGTGTGGGGGTTAAGGAGCTTGCTGAGCGTGAGGCGATCAGTGAAAGACAGCTCAACCGCAAATTTGGACAATGGATCGGGATTAGCCCCAAGAAGTTCAGTGAAGTCGTCCGCTTTCAGAGCGTTCTCCACAGTATTCAGAGTGGTGGTTCCGTCGATTGGACGGGGCTGGCATTAAAGCACAGCTTTTTTGACCAAGCGCATCTGATCCGTGATTTTCGTAGATTTTATGGAGCTTCTCCGCTTACTGCGGCTAAAGACTTTCGGAAGTTGTCCGATTTTTACAATACACGTTCAGGGACCCCGGCTATACTCAAAATATGA
- a CDS encoding helix-turn-helix domain-containing protein yields the protein MAELRKQIGTRIRAIRNAKGLTQQKLADIASLDYRYIGALERGERNFSIDTLEKVLTALNVSISELMFSEEHMTTDEMIRQEAIDEFVALTSRLNDEQISILRRVSKEVSRAFD from the coding sequence ATGGCTGAATTACGCAAGCAAATCGGTACAAGAATCCGGGCTATTCGAAATGCAAAGGGACTTACACAGCAAAAACTAGCTGACATCGCAAGCTTGGACTATAGATATATTGGTGCATTAGAAAGAGGAGAAAGAAACTTTTCGATTGATACCTTGGAGAAAGTGCTAACCGCCTTAAACGTGTCTATCAGTGAGTTGATGTTTTCCGAAGAACATATGACTACAGACGAAATGATTCGGCAAGAGGCGATAGATGAGTTTGTAGCGTTGACCAGCAGATTAAATGATGAGCAGATCAGCATTCTTAGACGTGTTAGTAAAGAAGTTTCACGCGCGTTCGACTAA
- a CDS encoding cellulase family glycosylhydrolase yields MLKRRPISLLSLTLAITLLLSTFASVAAAAETDGQAQPAAAIGNMQSYVEAMQPGWNLGNSLDAVGADETAWGNPRITQALIQQIAAQGYKSIRIPVTWDKHIGAAPNYTVESAYMNRVEEVVRWALDANLYVMINVHHDSWTWVSSMEPKHDEVLARYNALWTQIADRFKDQSHKLMFESINEPRFSEGGTTDEAKMNQMLHELNVSFHKIVRASGGKNATRPLVLSGLDTSPAQAKISQLYNTITGLNDPNLIATVHYYGFWPFSVNIAGNTTFDKVAQDDIIQTFDNVYNTFVAKGIPVIVGEYGLLGFDKHTGVIEQGEKLKFFEFVTHYMKEKKVTGMLWDNGQHLNRTTYKWSDPELFNVIKASLKGRSSNAASDLIHLKKGSPVQETKVTLNLNGNQLKSLHANSKQLKQGTDYTLSGDTLTFKASLLTSLITSGKYGENAVMTAKFNKGADWNFRVVVYDTPKLSAVEGTTQAFTIPTDFRGSQLATMEAVYTNGGNAGPQDWTPYKEFGNTFAPAYDTHGIKLLPEFFNSVKDGEVTLKFHFWSGDVVTYKITKSGTRVTGVTS; encoded by the coding sequence ATGTTAAAACGAAGACCCATTTCATTGCTGTCGTTGACGCTTGCCATTACCTTATTGTTATCCACGTTCGCATCCGTTGCCGCTGCTGCTGAAACGGACGGACAAGCACAGCCAGCCGCTGCCATCGGCAATATGCAGTCATATGTGGAAGCCATGCAGCCCGGATGGAATTTAGGAAATTCGCTGGATGCTGTCGGGGCGGACGAGACCGCCTGGGGCAATCCGCGCATTACCCAAGCTTTGATTCAGCAAATTGCTGCCCAAGGGTACAAAAGTATTCGCATTCCCGTCACCTGGGATAAGCACATTGGAGCCGCACCAAACTATACGGTTGAGTCTGCCTACATGAATCGTGTGGAAGAGGTCGTTCGCTGGGCACTGGATGCCAATCTGTATGTCATGATTAATGTCCATCATGATTCATGGACGTGGGTAAGCAGTATGGAACCCAAGCATGATGAAGTGTTAGCTCGCTATAACGCATTATGGACACAAATTGCCGACCGCTTTAAAGACCAGTCTCACAAGCTGATGTTCGAAAGTATTAACGAGCCCCGGTTTTCTGAAGGGGGAACCACGGATGAAGCGAAAATGAATCAGATGCTTCATGAGCTAAATGTATCCTTCCACAAAATCGTTCGCGCCTCCGGTGGTAAGAATGCCACTCGTCCTCTTGTTCTATCCGGTCTGGATACTTCACCTGCCCAAGCCAAGATCAGCCAGCTTTACAACACAATTACTGGGCTGAACGATCCCAATCTGATTGCGACCGTTCACTATTATGGCTTTTGGCCTTTCAGTGTAAACATTGCCGGGAATACAACATTTGATAAAGTTGCCCAAGATGATATTATTCAAACGTTTGATAATGTCTATAACACCTTTGTAGCCAAGGGAATTCCGGTTATTGTCGGTGAATATGGCCTGCTCGGCTTCGATAAGCATACAGGTGTTATTGAACAGGGTGAAAAGCTGAAATTTTTTGAGTTTGTGACCCATTACATGAAAGAGAAGAAAGTAACAGGTATGCTCTGGGATAACGGCCAGCACCTGAACCGGACAACGTACAAGTGGTCTGATCCTGAACTCTTTAATGTTATTAAGGCCAGCCTGAAAGGACGTTCCTCCAATGCAGCTAGTGATCTCATTCATTTGAAGAAAGGCTCTCCTGTTCAGGAAACCAAGGTCACTCTAAACCTGAATGGCAACCAGTTAAAATCACTCCATGCCAACAGCAAGCAACTGAAACAGGGGACCGACTACACGCTGAGTGGAGACACATTAACCTTCAAAGCCAGCTTGCTCACCAGCCTAATAACTTCCGGTAAATATGGTGAGAATGCCGTAATGACCGCCAAGTTTAATAAGGGGGCGGATTGGAATTTTAGAGTCGTTGTGTATGATACACCAAAATTAAGTGCTGTCGAAGGGACTACTCAAGCCTTTACCATTCCAACAGACTTCCGTGGTAGCCAGCTTGCGACGATGGAAGCCGTGTATACGAATGGTGGCAATGCCGGTCCACAGGATTGGACACCTTATAAAGAATTTGGCAATACTTTTGCCCCTGCCTATGATACCCATGGCATCAAGCTGCTGCCTGAATTCTTCAACAGTGTGAAGGATGGCGAAGTCACACTGAAGTTCCACTTCTGGAGCGGAGATGTGGTGACATACAAAATCACCAAGAGCGGAACCCGTGTGACGGGCGTGACGTCTTAA
- a CDS encoding tetratricopeptide repeat protein, which translates to MQLSDSTYSAIRALCKQGDDLVKAGDLDAAKQNYIAALRLLPENHQEWEAATWIYVAIGDVHYRMKNYDKAFKCFFNAVQCPKGLGNPYIHLRLGQLYYEQENFEKAVDELTRAYMGAGIGIFLEDDPKYLEFLETNIEI; encoded by the coding sequence TTGCAGCTCTCAGATTCCACTTATTCCGCAATTAGGGCTCTATGTAAACAAGGCGATGACTTAGTGAAGGCAGGCGATCTTGATGCCGCCAAGCAAAATTATATTGCCGCCCTCCGTTTATTGCCTGAAAATCATCAAGAATGGGAGGCCGCTACTTGGATATATGTAGCTATTGGGGATGTCCACTATCGTATGAAGAATTACGATAAGGCCTTCAAGTGCTTTTTTAATGCCGTACAGTGTCCGAAGGGGTTGGGTAATCCGTATATTCACCTTCGGCTGGGGCAATTATATTATGAACAGGAAAACTTTGAAAAGGCGGTTGACGAGTTAACCCGGGCTTACATGGGCGCCGGTATTGGAATTTTTTTGGAAGACGACCCAAAATATCTTGAGTTTTTGGAGACAAACATAGAGATTTGA
- a CDS encoding DinB family protein: protein MSGTLQVRDHLLNELETGVRTGEALIRKIRPEDWSFRPQDNFRSLLELVHHFVLIPASDLAIMQEKSEAEVGSIENSLSGMEDPERLAATFRQNFEAYKAYILSLSEDDYLNRSTKAFYMEHGHLQVQWQIETVTHVFHHRSLIYNYLKQLGHEVSFFMLYA, encoded by the coding sequence ATGAGTGGAACACTGCAAGTTCGCGATCATCTGCTGAATGAGCTGGAGACCGGAGTACGGACGGGGGAAGCCTTGATTCGTAAAATACGCCCAGAGGATTGGAGCTTTCGCCCACAGGACAATTTCCGCTCGTTGCTGGAGTTAGTGCATCATTTTGTGCTTATTCCGGCTTCGGATCTTGCGATTATGCAGGAGAAGTCCGAGGCAGAAGTGGGAAGCATCGAAAATAGCCTGTCCGGAATGGAAGATCCCGAGCGTTTAGCTGCGACCTTCAGGCAGAATTTTGAGGCTTATAAGGCTTACATTCTTTCGCTCAGCGAGGACGATTATCTGAATCGTTCAACGAAGGCCTTTTATATGGAGCATGGGCATTTACAGGTTCAATGGCAGATTGAGACCGTGACCCACGTATTCCATCACCGCTCGTTGATCTATAATTATCTAAAGCAACTGGGACATGAAGTGAGCTTTTTTATGTTGTATGCTTGA
- a CDS encoding class I SAM-dependent methyltransferase: protein MNKWNTEEAIRRWNMHAENFTAKYTEEGDRSREVLLNPALQECMGLIAGKKVLDAGCGEGYLSRKMVQEGALVEAVDYSTEMLKLARERTPSAMGITYHHGNLERLEMFEDQSFDLIVSNMVIQDLAHYELAIAEMRRLLVPGGSFIFSILHPCFLTPQSGWVKDETGKKLYWKVDQYFNEGPLEQAIPYDQEEKLLYFHRTLGSYVQTIVEAGLLLDGMIEPKPSADMLEKYPHFREDLNVSNFLIFKTQRQG, encoded by the coding sequence ATGAATAAGTGGAACACCGAAGAGGCCATTCGACGCTGGAACATGCATGCAGAAAACTTTACTGCCAAGTACACCGAAGAAGGGGATCGGTCTCGTGAAGTGCTGCTAAATCCTGCTTTGCAAGAGTGTATGGGACTGATCGCAGGTAAAAAAGTGCTTGATGCCGGGTGTGGCGAAGGTTACCTGAGCCGGAAAATGGTTCAGGAGGGCGCGTTGGTGGAAGCTGTCGATTACTCGACAGAGATGCTGAAGCTTGCAAGAGAGCGGACACCGTCAGCAATGGGAATTACATATCACCACGGCAATCTGGAGAGGCTGGAGATGTTCGAAGACCAGAGTTTTGATCTGATCGTATCCAATATGGTCATTCAGGATTTGGCTCATTATGAGCTGGCGATTGCCGAAATGCGGCGGTTATTAGTTCCAGGGGGCAGCTTTATTTTTTCTATTCTGCATCCGTGCTTTCTGACACCGCAGAGTGGCTGGGTGAAGGATGAGACAGGGAAAAAGCTGTATTGGAAAGTGGATCAATATTTCAACGAAGGCCCATTGGAGCAAGCGATCCCTTATGATCAGGAGGAAAAGCTTTTGTACTTTCACCGTACGCTGGGCAGCTATGTACAGACCATTGTTGAGGCAGGCTTGTTGTTGGATGGGATGATCGAACCGAAGCCGTCTGCTGACATGCTGGAGAAATATCCCCATTTCCGTGAAGACCTGAACGTCAGTAATTTCCTCATTTTTAAGACCCAACGTCAGGGATAG
- a CDS encoding CxxH/CxxC protein, with product MYVVCKEHVELAIDMFVDEYEDAPDVVDLKETKFSDWDPPVKCKECEKKAEFLVV from the coding sequence ATGTACGTGGTATGTAAAGAGCATGTGGAACTGGCAATTGATATGTTCGTCGATGAATACGAGGATGCACCGGATGTCGTCGATCTCAAAGAAACGAAATTTTCGGATTGGGACCCTCCAGTGAAGTGCAAGGAATGTGAGAAGAAAGCAGAGTTTTTGGTCGTCTAA
- the rlmH gene encoding 23S rRNA (pseudouridine(1915)-N(3))-methyltransferase RlmH, with amino-acid sequence MFIQLIGVGKLKEKYLVMGIQEYAKRLGPYIKFQMIEVADEKAPDTLSEAEVRQVKEREGERILAHVKSEAHVIVLAIDGKLWSSEELAEELDKLGTYGTSHVVFVIGGSHGLSDEVLRRAQQKLSFGRMTLPHQLMRLVLVEQIYRAVKINRSEPYHK; translated from the coding sequence TTGTTTATTCAGCTTATAGGTGTGGGGAAGTTAAAAGAGAAATATTTGGTCATGGGCATTCAGGAATATGCTAAACGGCTGGGGCCATACATCAAGTTTCAAATGATTGAGGTAGCGGACGAAAAGGCTCCAGACACACTGAGCGAGGCGGAAGTCCGACAGGTTAAGGAACGGGAAGGAGAGCGCATTCTTGCTCATGTGAAAAGTGAAGCACACGTGATTGTACTTGCCATCGACGGCAAACTGTGGAGCTCGGAAGAACTCGCAGAGGAATTGGACAAGCTCGGCACCTACGGCACAAGCCATGTTGTCTTCGTCATTGGCGGCAGCCATGGACTCTCTGACGAAGTCCTCCGCCGCGCCCAGCAGAAGCTGAGCTTCGGAAGAATGACTTTGCCACATCAGCTGATGCGATTGGTACTAGTGGAACAGATTTATCGGGCGGTGAAGATTAATCGGAGTGAACCGTATCATAAATAA
- a CDS encoding methyl-accepting chemotaxis protein, giving the protein MRGRKFTMTIRNKVILTIVVTVITSLVIGGVGIYNLKRVQSSLEESLSIRAEVIDLIRTADIDLYQMLLAERSLYSYEPGSEQFSKQLEDYEKQKESAKKKLNKYKSIGTIFDNEEKLIQDYEATVAAYDLVSKKVIDGLSSKDSTVRERANLLSYQEGSEKFDQMEDALDHIGDLYYDDNQIMLDSTQKQYSFLRLVSILLTLAGLIASSLLGYLIIRSIHHPIRYLRGRVREIAEGNLAVDIRTFSQDELGQLTADFNIMVSRMKELISTVSQSIGHVNTSAHELTFIAEQTTATGEEMTSGINEIAVGASEQASLTEATSRETMALSDTIEKVNVRNKKMTSLSSEAEIVLRGGMDKVKKLQDHNLQTTEANQLVVQHIEGLAEQMLTISTIVQTINEVSEQTKLLALNASIEAARAGESGKGFAVVATEIRKLSTMTYESTERINTTIARLKSEVSQTLQVMNQTEVIISEQSLIVQESGTVFESIMDMLKEIISSIQEMDGDIGQMNVSREQVISSIIKISDVARDAASATEEISSASNDQSQAYSHLHSAAEQLKQSSQQVSEMISRFRIVQE; this is encoded by the coding sequence ATGAGAGGTAGGAAGTTCACGATGACGATCAGGAACAAGGTAATTCTAACGATCGTCGTTACTGTAATCACTAGCCTTGTGATCGGAGGCGTTGGGATTTACAATCTGAAGCGGGTACAATCCTCGCTTGAGGAGAGCCTTAGTATTAGGGCGGAAGTCATTGATCTCATTCGTACAGCAGATATCGACCTATATCAGATGCTGTTGGCAGAGCGATCGCTGTACAGTTATGAACCAGGGTCGGAACAATTTTCGAAACAACTGGAGGATTACGAGAAACAAAAGGAGTCGGCAAAGAAGAAGCTTAATAAGTATAAGTCAATTGGAACAATTTTTGATAATGAGGAAAAGTTGATTCAAGACTACGAAGCAACGGTTGCAGCGTATGATTTGGTCTCCAAGAAAGTGATTGACGGATTATCGTCAAAGGATTCAACTGTCCGTGAAAGGGCGAATCTTCTTTCTTATCAGGAGGGCAGCGAAAAGTTTGATCAGATGGAAGACGCTTTGGATCACATAGGCGATCTGTACTACGATGATAATCAAATCATGTTGGACAGCACACAAAAACAATACAGCTTCCTGCGATTGGTCAGTATCCTCTTAACATTGGCAGGCTTGATCGCTTCATCGTTGCTTGGTTATTTGATCATCCGATCCATCCATCATCCGATCCGTTATTTGCGCGGACGTGTGCGAGAGATTGCGGAGGGCAATCTGGCCGTCGATATACGTACTTTCTCCCAGGATGAGCTTGGGCAATTAACCGCTGATTTTAATATAATGGTATCTCGTATGAAAGAACTCATTTCGACAGTAAGCCAATCGATTGGCCATGTAAATACTTCTGCTCATGAACTTACCTTTATTGCGGAACAAACAACGGCAACCGGCGAGGAAATGACGTCAGGCATTAATGAAATTGCAGTTGGTGCTTCTGAGCAAGCATCCTTGACAGAGGCAACGAGCCGTGAAACGATGGCGCTATCGGACACGATTGAAAAGGTAAATGTAAGGAACAAAAAAATGACCAGCTTGTCTTCAGAGGCTGAAATCGTCTTAAGAGGCGGCATGGATAAAGTAAAGAAATTACAGGATCACAATCTCCAAACGACAGAAGCAAACCAACTGGTCGTACAACATATTGAAGGACTGGCAGAACAGATGCTTACGATTTCCACAATCGTACAAACGATTAATGAAGTATCTGAGCAAACGAAGCTCCTCGCATTAAATGCGAGCATAGAAGCGGCGCGTGCTGGCGAATCCGGAAAAGGATTTGCAGTTGTCGCTACAGAGATTCGCAAGCTGTCGACCATGACTTATGAATCAACAGAGAGAATTAACACAACTATTGCACGCCTCAAGTCAGAAGTTTCTCAAACGTTGCAGGTCATGAATCAGACAGAGGTGATTATCTCCGAACAATCTCTTATTGTTCAGGAGTCGGGAACGGTATTTGAATCGATTATGGATATGCTAAAGGAAATCATTAGCTCGATTCAAGAGATGGATGGGGATATAGGGCAGATGAATGTTAGCAGGGAACAGGTCATCTCATCCATTATCAAGATATCCGATGTAGCTCGAGACGCAGCTTCTGCCACAGAAGAGATAAGTTCGGCTTCTAACGATCAGAGTCAAGCGTATTCCCATCTGCATAGTGCAGCTGAACAATTGAAACAATCAAGCCAACAAGTGAGCGAAATGATCAGCAGATTTCGAATTGTACAAGAATAA
- a CDS encoding helix-turn-helix domain-containing protein, with amino-acid sequence MSLPESVGNRIRELRKAKGWTQEQLAEAAGLHYSYIGGVERGDRNISLETLEKIILALKVPPFELFQFDETTDRKQIINELMLLINSRETTELEILTTITKNIVGLIELQQKKN; translated from the coding sequence ATGAGTTTACCAGAAAGTGTTGGAAATCGGATACGGGAGCTAAGAAAGGCTAAAGGATGGACACAGGAACAACTGGCAGAAGCCGCAGGACTTCATTACAGTTATATTGGTGGAGTAGAACGTGGGGATCGAAATATTTCATTGGAGACGTTGGAAAAAATAATTCTAGCGTTAAAAGTTCCGCCTTTTGAACTTTTCCAATTCGATGAAACTACGGATCGAAAACAAATTATAAATGAACTTATGTTACTCATAAATTCAAGAGAAACAACTGAACTCGAAATTCTGACTACTATAACTAAAAATATTGTTGGTTTAATTGAGCTTCAGCAAAAAAAGAACTGA